A segment of the Oncorhynchus nerka isolate Pitt River unplaced genomic scaffold, Oner_Uvic_2.0 unplaced_scaffold_974, whole genome shotgun sequence genome:
CATCTCTCTGACAGGTGGTGGGATGATTGGTTGATCCCAGTTAACTCCAGATCCCCAGGATCTATTCAATCAACCCCTACCAAATGACTCCCAGATCTAGCCCCCAGCATGTGTCTATGAAGACAGGAGTGTCTATATCCAATAGAATCTACATATATCATTTTGGACCTATGATGCCCAGGTATGTGGCGGTGTAGGTGGTGTTGATCCTGGCACCAGGGGAGACAGTGACTGTGAGGGTGTCAGAGGCTGCTAGATCCACAGCCCTACCCAGGAACCCTGTGCTGAGGGAGGTGTTGGTCATCCTTACTTCCAGCAGGACTCTGTTGGGCTTGTTCACTCTCACTATGTGCTGTCCAGACACCTCTGGTGTCTCCAGAGTCACCTGAAGATACAGGAAGTAACAACCATCCTGGTTGATGGTCAGGGATCCGCCCTTTAGGGAGACAAAATGATTCGCCTTGGACTGCGTCTTCCACTTGATCCCACTTCTCGCCACCGAGGCATCATTATCTGTGGATGATAAATTGAAAACTGGCATCAATAATGTGACTAGAATTGGAATATAAATTAATTGTGACTATAGCTAAAAATTCAAAGAGACTGAACCTTCTAAGAACTCTCACCATCTATACTTGTGGgttcaaaggtgagcatttgccatGGCACTCTTTGTGGCCCCAGGGGTATGCTCTGTGGAGACAGAAATAACTCGTCATTAGTCACTGATCTCTACTCATTGAAGTAATGGTGGGCATCCAAGCAACACGAATCAAATCCTAACAGTAAAACAAAGAAGGATtgtggtcaattccatttcaattccagtcaattcaaaaGTAATTTTCATTGAAAAGCACTGAAGATAATTGGAACTGGAATTtgaatttcagtgtacttcctgaattgactggaatttaaataTAATTAACCCCAACCCTGGAACAAAGTATGATCTTCAAACTATCCTTTTTATCTGTGACAGGGTACGAACTACAGCTGTTGTCTATGTTTCCCTGGGGACCCTATTTAGGGAAGCGCAGGCAGGAAGGTATAAAAGCCAATTAGTCAAGTCAATTAAGAAagtagaccagactagactagtctAAGCTGCCATTGCAGTGGTGTCAATAGTAAATGGCTTGAGTGGAGGAAATGGCGAC
Coding sequences within it:
- the tnfsf18 gene encoding tumor necrosis factor ligand superfamily member 18 isoform X3, translated to MGQVTCTDHSWDFLLPSIYHMGQVTCTDHSWDFLLPSIYHMGQVTCTDHSWDFLTKSIPLGPQRVPWQMLTFEPTSIDDNDASVARSGIKWKTQSKANHFVSLKGGSLTINQDGCYFLYLQVTLETPEVSGQHIVRVNKPNRVLLEVRMTNTSLSTGFLGRAVDLAASDTLTVTVSPGARINTTYTATYLGIIGPK
- the tnfsf18 gene encoding tumor necrosis factor ligand superfamily member 18 isoform X2, whose amino-acid sequence is MMPQQSMDRCEVSENCHHHSPGAQGSQRCLVSGLLLWVGLLTVSHVVSITLLVITRPHALSIPLGPQRVPWQMLTFEPTSIDDNDASVARSGIKWKTQSKANHFVSLKGGSLTINQDGCYFLYLQVTLETPEVSGQHIVRVNKPNRVLLEVRMTNTSLSTGFLGRAVDLAASDTLTVTVSPGARINTTYTATYLGIIGPK
- the tnfsf18 gene encoding tumor necrosis factor ligand superfamily member 18 isoform X1 — encoded protein: MMPQQSMDRCEVSENCHHHSPGAQGSQRCLVSGLLLWVGLLTVSHVVSITLLVITRPHALPLPEIVSAPKPTTDSSLSIPLGPQRVPWQMLTFEPTSIDDNDASVARSGIKWKTQSKANHFVSLKGGSLTINQDGCYFLYLQVTLETPEVSGQHIVRVNKPNRVLLEVRMTNTSLSTGFLGRAVDLAASDTLTVTVSPGARINTTYTATYLGIIGPK